One genomic window of Psychrobacillus sp. INOP01 includes the following:
- a CDS encoding histidine phosphatase family protein, with the protein MEISLIRHGKSQLTENDKITFAEFKKWVEKYDFNGVFEESTYPKVTIEKVATAKLVVTSDLKRSIVSAGLLNPKTKTISDPLFRETELPANPTIFFNIKLKPNNWAVILRLLWFSGYSNKCESLKQAKLRAKKASQQLISYTNEHKSVVLVGHGFFNMLIANELQKMGWKGKRKTGARHWSCTTYSLLN; encoded by the coding sequence ATGGAGATTTCATTAATAAGACATGGTAAATCACAATTGACAGAAAATGATAAAATAACTTTTGCAGAGTTTAAGAAGTGGGTTGAAAAATATGACTTTAACGGGGTGTTTGAAGAATCAACATATCCTAAAGTCACAATTGAAAAAGTAGCAACTGCAAAGCTTGTAGTTACGAGTGATTTAAAAAGGTCTATTGTCTCAGCGGGCTTATTAAATCCTAAAACAAAAACAATTTCCGACCCTTTATTTCGAGAAACAGAGTTACCTGCTAATCCAACAATATTTTTTAATATAAAGTTAAAGCCAAATAACTGGGCAGTAATTTTAAGACTTCTATGGTTTAGTGGTTATTCTAATAAATGCGAGTCTTTAAAGCAGGCGAAATTGAGGGCAAAAAAGGCTTCACAACAATTAATTAGTTACACAAATGAACATAAATCAGTAGTTTTAGTTGGTCATGGTTTTTTTAATATGTTAATCGCCAATGAATTGCAGAAAATGGGTTGGAAAGGCAAAAGAAAAACAGGTGCAAGACATTGGAGTTGTACTACATATTCCTTGTTGAACTAA
- a CDS encoding phosphotransferase enzyme family protein: MMNLGNMVRGLSSDTVAQSLIQFWEYDEGTLEVWRASSNFVYAFERNQVQYFLRFCFDQDISIEQIKAELEFMQYLQLNEFPSVTPIYSKSGELIETLKTREGTYIAVVFSAANGINLDSDKITEKQMEKWGKSLASLHCLSKTFEPVSERRKSWLDTVQFMESVFQKHPREQVALLELRRVTTWLQSIPSGNDVYGLIHYDFELDNIFFEENKNHSFNIIDFDDAIYHWYALDIVTALDDFIDDDNSHSKLLTQSFLNGYRSITVLEDVAVAQFPHFRRYANLYKFSKLLSSLDYGKINETPPWFDKLKVKLVRVADELRQSFQKPW; the protein is encoded by the coding sequence ATGATGAATTTAGGAAACATGGTCAGAGGGTTATCTTCCGATACTGTCGCCCAGAGTCTCATTCAATTCTGGGAATATGACGAGGGAACTTTGGAGGTTTGGCGTGCAAGTTCAAACTTTGTGTATGCTTTTGAACGTAACCAAGTTCAGTACTTTTTAAGATTTTGTTTTGATCAGGATATTTCTATTGAACAAATAAAAGCTGAGCTAGAGTTCATGCAATATTTACAATTGAACGAATTTCCATCTGTAACACCGATTTACTCAAAAAGTGGAGAATTAATTGAAACACTTAAGACTCGAGAAGGAACATATATTGCAGTTGTCTTTAGTGCGGCAAACGGAATCAATTTGGATTCCGATAAAATTACCGAAAAACAGATGGAGAAATGGGGAAAATCACTTGCCTCACTTCATTGTTTGTCCAAGACTTTCGAGCCTGTATCTGAAAGAAGAAAGAGTTGGTTGGACACAGTACAGTTCATGGAAAGTGTTTTTCAAAAGCATCCTAGGGAACAAGTAGCCCTTTTAGAGCTACGAAGGGTGACCACTTGGCTTCAATCGATACCTAGTGGAAATGATGTGTACGGATTGATACATTATGATTTCGAATTGGATAATATCTTTTTTGAAGAGAATAAGAATCATAGTTTCAATATAATCGATTTTGATGATGCAATATATCACTGGTATGCACTTGATATTGTAACAGCCCTTGATGATTTTATTGACGATGACAATTCCCATTCAAAATTACTGACTCAGTCTTTTTTGAACGGATATCGTTCCATAACTGTTCTAGAAGATGTTGCAGTGGCTCAGTTTCCACATTTTCGAAGATATGCGAACTTATATAAGTTTTCCAAATTGCTAAGTTCTTTGGATTATGGAAAAATTAATGAAACACCACCCTGGTTTGATAAATTAAAGGTAAAGTTAGTTCGTGTTGCAGATGAATTAAGACAGAGCTTTCAAAAACCATGGTAA
- a CDS encoding YfmQ family protein produces the protein MTWTTIVIIIIGAILKFLMTPPSALVGWALSKFELHPKLVSQGITVTFNGNHLTEEEKIKFIDHFNESLYLERQHIFPGNEKFFLNPETNVIPFVINVKNRKKEMNFFVYCNDDDNIDVVKQWKKKVACYSLSSEYLQKFTISNSISKNA, from the coding sequence GTGACATGGACGACTATTGTTATTATAATAATTGGAGCAATTTTAAAATTTTTAATGACTCCACCAAGTGCACTTGTGGGATGGGCTTTAAGTAAGTTTGAACTTCATCCAAAACTTGTTTCACAAGGTATTACTGTAACCTTTAACGGAAATCACTTAACAGAGGAAGAAAAGATTAAATTTATTGATCATTTTAATGAATCTCTATATTTAGAAAGGCAACATATTTTCCCGGGGAATGAAAAGTTTTTTCTAAATCCAGAGACTAATGTTATTCCATTTGTCATTAACGTAAAAAATAGAAAAAAAGAAATGAATTTCTTTGTCTACTGTAACGACGATGACAACATTGATGTAGTCAAGCAGTGGAAGAAAAAAGTTGCTTGTTATAGTCTGAGTTCTGAATATCTACAAAAGTTCACTATTTCAAATAGTATAAGTAAAAATGCATGA
- a CDS encoding FMN-binding negative transcriptional regulator → MLLTVTIRVKKGDDYYITGHMAYGNPQWRTFETCEDVLIMFQGPHAYISSSWYEQANVPTWNYQAVHVYGTAIILNEEELKQDLTMLLQKYEKHRKNPVLWDNLSPQLLKKELKGIVGFKIKVHEIQAVDKLSQNRNEEDYQNIVNKLYEEKDMNSQQIAQMMERKLKKDK, encoded by the coding sequence TTGCTTTTGACAGTAACAATTCGAGTTAAAAAAGGAGATGATTACTATATAACGGGGCATATGGCTTATGGTAATCCTCAATGGAGAACATTCGAAACCTGTGAAGATGTATTGATAATGTTCCAAGGACCGCATGCTTATATCTCTTCTTCCTGGTATGAACAGGCAAATGTCCCGACATGGAACTATCAAGCTGTCCATGTATATGGCACAGCCATCATTTTGAACGAAGAAGAGTTAAAACAGGACCTGACAATGTTGCTGCAAAAATACGAAAAACACAGAAAGAATCCAGTTTTATGGGATAATCTTTCTCCACAGTTATTAAAAAAAGAACTAAAAGGTATTGTTGGATTTAAGATTAAGGTACATGAAATTCAAGCTGTCGATAAACTAAGTCAAAATCGTAACGAAGAGGACTATCAGAACATAGTTAATAAACTCTATGAGGAAAAGGATATGAACTCTCAACAAATCGCACAAATGATGGAGAGGAAATTAAAAAAGGACAAATAA
- a CDS encoding GNAT family N-acetyltransferase, translated as MDILKIERLYTIEDYLEELSELLIKTVEDGASIGFLSPMESLVALNYWKTVLSPEVTLLVAKSNNKIVGSVQLHLSTKQNGSHRAEIAKLMTHPKYRRSGIGRLLMQKSEEIARNEGRSLIVLDTREGDPSNFLYTSLGYSRAGRIPDYAKSVNGELAATIFYYKNH; from the coding sequence ATGGATATTTTGAAAATAGAACGGTTATATACAATTGAAGATTATCTTGAAGAGCTCTCTGAACTTTTAATAAAAACAGTAGAAGATGGAGCTTCCATTGGTTTTTTATCACCAATGGAAAGTTTAGTTGCATTAAATTATTGGAAAACTGTACTAAGCCCTGAAGTTACTCTGCTTGTGGCTAAATCCAACAATAAAATTGTTGGAAGTGTACAGCTTCACTTATCTACAAAGCAGAATGGAAGTCATAGAGCTGAAATTGCTAAATTAATGACACACCCTAAGTATAGACGTAGTGGTATTGGTCGTTTGCTTATGCAAAAATCTGAAGAAATAGCAAGGAATGAAGGAAGATCATTAATAGTTCTTGATACAAGAGAAGGAGACCCTTCTAATTTTCTATATACATCACTAGGATATAGTAGAGCAGGACGGATTCCTGACTACGCCAAATCAGTGAATGGTGAATTAGCTGCTACTATCTTTTATTATAAAAATCATTAA
- a CDS encoding VOC family protein, with the protein MIKGFGGIFWRTKNLEVIKKWYSEVLMIEIDKWNGTVIKPQSGNETIFSFFTENDSYFPTEQQVMLNFQVNNIDETIKHLEQIGVPLVKEKEISEFGKFIWIKDPEGRLVELWEK; encoded by the coding sequence ATGATAAAAGGTTTTGGAGGAATATTTTGGAGAACTAAGAATCTTGAAGTTATAAAAAAATGGTACAGTGAAGTGTTGATGATTGAAATAGATAAATGGAATGGGACGGTGATTAAACCCCAATCAGGAAATGAGACTATCTTTTCTTTCTTTACCGAGAATGACAGTTATTTTCCAACAGAACAACAAGTGATGTTAAATTTCCAAGTAAATAATATAGACGAGACTATTAAGCATCTTGAACAGATTGGTGTACCTCTTGTAAAGGAAAAAGAGATTAGTGAATTTGGTAAGTTTATTTGGATTAAAGATCCTGAAGGTCGACTGGTCGAGCTTTGGGAAAAATAG
- a CDS encoding DUF4188 domain-containing protein: MGKKIYNGRFIANTEESLVLFIIGMRINKIFSFTKWVPVFQAMGPMIKELYQNPELGFRHTEFLLSWRGVTLVQYWRSFEDLEAYAHGKTHLVAWKNFNQKIKDDGSVGIYHETYIIEKGASEAIYNNMPKFGLAKAYSHIRVASKTESARGRISK; this comes from the coding sequence ATGGGGAAGAAAATTTATAACGGTAGGTTTATTGCAAACACTGAGGAGAGTTTAGTTTTATTTATCATTGGAATGCGTATTAATAAAATTTTTTCATTCACAAAGTGGGTACCAGTTTTTCAGGCAATGGGTCCTATGATTAAAGAATTATATCAGAACCCTGAATTGGGATTCCGTCACACTGAATTCCTTTTAAGTTGGAGGGGAGTTACACTGGTCCAGTATTGGAGAAGCTTTGAAGATTTGGAGGCATATGCACACGGGAAAACTCACTTAGTTGCTTGGAAAAACTTTAACCAAAAGATTAAAGATGATGGAAGTGTTGGGATATACCATGAAACATACATAATAGAAAAGGGCGCATCAGAGGCTATATATAACAATATGCCAAAGTTCGGACTTGCCAAAGCCTATTCTCATATTCGTGTAGCTTCAAAGACGGAGTCAGCAAGAGGTAGAATAAGTAAATAA
- a CDS encoding heme-binding protein yields MVVSLGMAKVLLEASEKKAREMGLSENIAIVDVGGNLKGFIRMDNAKFGGIEIAIDKAWTSVAMQMPTSNLANAAQPGGPSYGINTTNQGRIVVLGGGVPLVHNQKIVGGIGVSGATSAQDIEVANAAVSVFEAMVQRQH; encoded by the coding sequence ATGGTTGTATCACTTGGAATGGCAAAGGTTTTGTTGGAAGCGTCAGAAAAAAAAGCTAGGGAAATGGGACTGTCGGAGAATATAGCAATTGTTGATGTGGGAGGAAACCTCAAAGGCTTTATAAGAATGGACAATGCCAAGTTTGGAGGAATAGAGATTGCTATAGATAAGGCATGGACAAGTGTCGCGATGCAAATGCCTACTTCAAATCTTGCGAACGCAGCGCAGCCTGGTGGGCCGTCATACGGCATCAATACAACGAACCAGGGAAGAATTGTAGTTCTCGGAGGAGGTGTTCCTTTAGTACACAACCAGAAAATAGTGGGGGGTATTGGTGTCAGTGGAGCAACAAGTGCACAGGACATAGAAGTAGCAAATGCAGCTGTTAGCGTCTTTGAGGCAATGGTTCAGCGTCAACACTAG
- a CDS encoding DUF4362 domain-containing protein, with protein sequence MKRVYSLLLCIALVGCSQEPKNEISEPSKLFVNKGQSYNIEEVVNDHYDIQNLEGLDRFVKNVENQKEAIINYIQYGIEGQRGVRTLSFDGEQINVSHSVNGDFIEEYNCKKVLVEIEEEIQKYILSECTGNFIGDFELLSIPNKLN encoded by the coding sequence ATGAAAAGAGTATATTCTTTATTATTGTGTATAGCATTAGTTGGATGTTCTCAAGAACCAAAGAATGAAATAAGTGAACCAAGTAAACTGTTTGTTAATAAGGGTCAATCATATAATATTGAAGAAGTAGTAAATGACCACTATGATATTCAAAATTTAGAGGGTTTAGACAGATTTGTTAAGAATGTGGAAAATCAAAAAGAAGCAATAATAAATTATATTCAGTATGGGATAGAGGGACAACGAGGAGTTAGGACATTATCGTTTGATGGAGAACAAATTAATGTTTCTCATAGTGTAAATGGTGATTTTATTGAAGAATATAATTGCAAAAAAGTATTAGTTGAAATTGAAGAAGAGATACAAAAGTATATTCTCAGCGAATGTACGGGTAATTTTATCGGGGATTTCGAGTTATTATCAATTCCAAATAAATTGAACTAA
- a CDS encoding alpha/beta fold hydrolase, with product MEEDFMPNWKREMIETSRGCFEVFVKGEGEPVCITHHYSEFNETGDYFAETFTDNRKVLLVNLKDAGSSDKVKNGYELSMVDAVLDLEEIRKVKGFSSWTFAGHSTGGMIGVLYGIYFSTSLKSLILVGSSAREYSSSSSKCIYNEGHPKYKRMQELLELLKLQSLEEADRSRLAKERTQLSLFRPENYELYFSKNIMKKMSANRLNFFSREQLIFDVTRRLSAIKTRTIILCGRHDVQCPVEFSIEMSDLIPNASLHIFEQSNHYPFLEEEIEFKRVLHILLS from the coding sequence TTGGAGGAAGATTTTATGCCGAATTGGAAAAGAGAGATGATTGAAACTTCTCGTGGATGCTTTGAGGTTTTTGTAAAAGGAGAGGGTGAACCTGTTTGTATAACTCATCACTATTCTGAATTTAATGAGACTGGTGACTATTTTGCAGAAACATTTACAGACAATAGGAAAGTTCTTTTAGTTAACTTAAAAGATGCTGGAAGCTCAGATAAAGTAAAGAATGGTTATGAATTAAGCATGGTGGACGCAGTGCTTGACCTTGAAGAAATTCGAAAAGTGAAAGGCTTCTCATCATGGACATTTGCTGGACATTCTACAGGAGGAATGATTGGGGTGTTATATGGAATTTATTTTTCAACTTCTTTAAAATCCCTTATTCTTGTAGGCTCTTCTGCAAGAGAATATAGCTCATCTTCCAGTAAGTGTATTTATAATGAGGGACATCCAAAATATAAAAGAATGCAAGAATTGCTGGAACTTTTAAAACTTCAAAGCCTAGAGGAAGCTGACCGGAGTAGGTTGGCTAAAGAAAGAACTCAATTATCCTTATTCAGACCTGAAAATTATGAACTATATTTTTCGAAAAATATTATGAAAAAAATGTCTGCAAATAGATTAAATTTTTTTAGTAGAGAACAACTGATTTTTGACGTTACTCGCAGATTATCAGCGATTAAAACAAGAACTATCATTCTTTGTGGTAGACATGATGTTCAATGTCCTGTGGAATTCTCAATTGAAATGAGCGATTTAATTCCAAATGCTTCATTACATATTTTTGAACAAAGTAACCATTATCCTTTTTTAGAAGAAGAAATCGAATTTAAGCGTGTTCTACATATCCTATTGTCATGA
- a CDS encoding PLP-dependent aminotransferase family protein, which yields MDWDINRKAKKPIYKQVAEFIENGIADGTFPPDKPLPSERYLATELKINRSTVVAAYDELEANGLIQRNRGSGTIISKDIWGITKKRIPSWHRYIEAGSFLPNSPVTQRIRKEMEERKLINLASGELSEDLFPMKALGEITSTRSFIGRLGYDHPQGNAVLRTTITNHVKGFRNIETNPTSILITSGAQQALHLVVQCLLKPGDAVVIEDPSYHYNLQIFKSAGLRIFYLPVSEDGVDPNKLLELHKKHRIRMIFINPAFQNPTGTLLKKSQLEAILEISSEHGIPVVEDDPYSLTSFNGEEVSTLKSLDKHGTVIYISSLSKFVASGLRIGWIIGPRSVIERLSDAKQQIDFGHSSFTQWIANDFLESEHFHSHIKKLVKELEKRRNQIVTSFNYFLKDQVEFTIPTGGIHFWCKLKKEVNEMKLLENCVKRGVIYVPGSMMGSKKNYARFTFARENEETIDEGIKRFADALNSTK from the coding sequence ATGGACTGGGATATTAATCGTAAAGCTAAAAAACCGATTTATAAACAAGTTGCTGAGTTTATTGAAAATGGAATTGCTGATGGAACTTTTCCCCCAGATAAGCCACTCCCCTCGGAGAGATACTTGGCTACTGAGTTAAAAATAAATAGGAGTACTGTTGTAGCCGCATATGATGAACTTGAAGCAAATGGTCTAATCCAACGTAATCGTGGAAGTGGAACCATTATAAGTAAGGATATATGGGGGATAACTAAAAAGCGTATACCAAGTTGGCACAGATACATTGAAGCGGGTTCATTTTTACCTAATTCACCGGTTACTCAAAGAATACGTAAAGAGATGGAGGAGCGAAAATTAATTAATTTAGCCAGTGGTGAGTTATCGGAGGACCTCTTTCCAATGAAAGCTTTAGGGGAGATTACTTCAACTCGGTCTTTTATCGGTAGGCTAGGTTATGATCATCCACAGGGGAATGCAGTTTTAAGAACTACAATTACAAATCATGTGAAGGGATTCCGAAATATTGAAACAAATCCAACTTCCATCCTTATTACATCTGGAGCGCAACAAGCTTTACACCTAGTCGTTCAATGCTTATTAAAGCCCGGCGATGCAGTGGTGATTGAAGATCCCTCATATCATTATAATCTCCAAATATTTAAATCAGCAGGTTTAAGAATTTTCTATTTACCAGTAAGTGAGGATGGTGTAGATCCAAATAAGTTACTGGAATTACATAAAAAACATCGTATAAGAATGATATTTATAAATCCTGCTTTTCAAAATCCAACAGGAACTTTGCTAAAAAAGAGCCAACTGGAAGCTATTTTAGAAATATCATCAGAACATGGAATTCCTGTTGTGGAAGATGACCCGTATAGTTTAACGTCTTTTAATGGAGAAGAAGTTTCAACATTAAAATCTCTGGATAAACACGGAACTGTTATATACATTAGCTCTTTATCGAAATTTGTTGCTTCAGGGCTAAGAATTGGCTGGATTATAGGACCGCGCTCAGTAATTGAGAGATTATCAGATGCCAAACAACAAATTGATTTTGGACATTCTAGTTTTACCCAATGGATTGCTAACGATTTTTTAGAATCAGAGCATTTTCATTCTCATATCAAGAAATTAGTGAAGGAATTAGAAAAGCGGCGCAATCAAATTGTTACAAGTTTTAATTATTTTCTAAAAGATCAAGTGGAATTTACTATTCCCACAGGTGGTATCCATTTTTGGTGCAAATTAAAAAAAGAAGTCAATGAAATGAAATTATTAGAAAATTGTGTAAAGCGAGGAGTTATCTATGTTCCTGGTTCTATGATGGGTTCAAAAAAAAATTATGCCCGATTCACTTTTGCTAGAGAGAATGAAGAGACCATTGATGAAGGAATAAAAAGATTTGCGGATGCACTAAACTCAACCAAATAA
- a CDS encoding GyrI-like domain-containing protein codes for MDLKKVNKIFKVVGVKGSGAFVNFGTEVPKLAKQFLTRLDEVENHSSIEIALFEPKRDTNHLEGHYYVGVIVNESVKEVPVGMDYIEIAQPYVMARGKIINIDNVHNQLLIWAADQGYKRDLVSHIVETYHPIENSQEEVEIYLPIHP; via the coding sequence ATGGATCTTAAGAAGGTTAATAAAATTTTTAAAGTTGTAGGCGTAAAAGGCAGTGGAGCTTTTGTTAATTTTGGTACCGAAGTTCCCAAACTTGCCAAGCAATTTCTAACTCGTTTAGATGAAGTTGAAAATCATTCGAGTATTGAAATAGCTCTTTTCGAACCTAAAAGAGATACTAACCACCTGGAAGGTCACTATTATGTAGGAGTAATTGTTAATGAGTCTGTAAAAGAAGTTCCGGTGGGGATGGATTATATCGAAATTGCTCAACCCTATGTTATGGCTAGGGGAAAAATAATTAATATCGATAACGTACATAACCAATTATTAATATGGGCAGCTGATCAGGGGTATAAAAGGGATTTAGTATCTCATATTGTTGAGACCTATCATCCAATAGAAAATAGTCAGGAAGAAGTAGAGATTTACTTACCAATTCATCCTTAA
- a CDS encoding GNAT family N-acetyltransferase encodes MDYFDFKIKIATKDDSSVIIKMLKQIAQWMKDSEINQWKFLLDGGDDEEIEQAISNQETYIVLKDKDIVATFTLLSKQSEWDRDIWGSDISSKSLYLHRLAIVPTYMKKGIGKSILTWIQDNVSDKEYLKLDCVADNIKLNNFYMNNNFELVGLADGHSKYQKSIKKN; translated from the coding sequence TTGGATTACTTTGATTTTAAAATAAAAATTGCTACAAAAGACGATAGTAGTGTAATTATTAAAATGTTAAAGCAGATAGCTCAATGGATGAAAGATAGTGAAATAAACCAATGGAAGTTTCTATTAGATGGGGGTGATGATGAAGAGATTGAACAAGCCATATCTAATCAAGAAACATACATTGTTTTGAAAGATAAGGATATTGTAGCTACGTTCACACTATTATCTAAACAAAGTGAATGGGACAGGGATATTTGGGGAAGTGATATTTCTTCAAAATCGCTTTATTTACATAGACTTGCAATTGTTCCTACTTATATGAAGAAAGGTATAGGTAAAAGTATATTGACTTGGATACAAGACAATGTAAGTGATAAAGAATATCTTAAGTTAGATTGTGTTGCAGATAATATTAAATTAAATAACTTTTATATGAACAATAACTTTGAACTTGTTGGCTTAGCCGATGGACATAGTAAATATCAAAAAAGTATAAAAAAGAATTAG
- a CDS encoding MBL fold metallo-hydrolase, with protein MLNKLSDTIYYLSNEDDRERPTLGLIYGDHSSLIIDSGNSTQHAKDFLLEIEKLNVPPVKYVVITHAHWDHFLGMNEFNATVIVNRQTNDIIKEWESYSYDDNSLQNYVNSNQMSAMCMKIIQSDMPNRDSFKLNSPDIIFENTLTIDLGNKVCILERIKSTHTDDSTIIYIPDEKVIFLGDCAYGTTTNSLFHFKQSLLMPMIKDIQKYEAEMFLLGHESICDSNEMNIYWEELTTSNRAVKSASLENAIACFKAENNRDPNDNELFFIRAFVNDHIIQSQLV; from the coding sequence ATGTTAAATAAATTAAGTGATACAATTTATTATTTATCTAATGAAGATGATAGAGAACGACCAACATTAGGATTGATATATGGTGACCACTCTAGTCTAATAATAGATTCTGGTAATTCTACTCAGCATGCTAAAGATTTTTTACTAGAAATCGAGAAGCTAAATGTACCACCAGTTAAATATGTGGTAATTACCCATGCACATTGGGATCATTTCTTAGGAATGAATGAATTTAATGCGACTGTTATAGTTAATAGGCAAACAAACGATATCATAAAAGAATGGGAAAGTTATTCCTATGACGATAATTCACTCCAAAATTATGTGAATTCTAATCAGATGAGTGCTATGTGTATGAAGATTATACAAAGCGATATGCCAAACAGGGATAGTTTTAAGTTGAACTCTCCAGATATAATCTTTGAAAATACATTAACTATTGATTTAGGCAATAAAGTTTGCATACTTGAAAGAATCAAAAGTACTCATACAGATGACTCTACAATCATTTATATTCCCGATGAAAAAGTTATTTTTTTAGGTGATTGTGCATATGGTACAACCACAAATTCATTATTTCATTTCAAGCAATCGTTGCTAATGCCTATGATTAAAGACATTCAAAAATATGAAGCCGAAATGTTCCTACTTGGTCATGAATCGATTTGCGATTCCAATGAAATGAATATATATTGGGAAGAGTTAACAACATCAAATCGAGCTGTAAAATCCGCTTCACTAGAAAATGCTATAGCGTGCTTTAAGGCAGAAAATAACAGGGACCCTAATGATAATGAATTATTTTTCATAAGAGCATTTGTTAATGACCATATTATTCAATCACAATTAGTCTAA
- a CDS encoding DUF2691 family protein, whose translation MRGLSFEIPNAYGKHLFEILDGINIKGLTWKIGGGESYFIENNTLGNSLFPNICILNGEGLLKEISKEDYYLIFVDLKGFQKKSDVREIATYQEFVDSGCKFVLLLVDSSYVTIYSKDQITIKHIFSKAVTAGYKNIEYITDEKDTRTTLIAF comes from the coding sequence GTGAGAGGTTTATCTTTCGAAATTCCAAACGCTTACGGAAAACATTTGTTCGAAATATTAGATGGTATCAATATAAAAGGATTAACTTGGAAAATTGGTGGAGGAGAATCATATTTTATTGAAAATAATACATTAGGGAACTCTCTATTTCCAAATATCTGCATATTAAATGGGGAAGGACTACTTAAGGAAATTTCAAAAGAAGACTATTACCTTATATTCGTTGATCTAAAGGGATTTCAGAAAAAGTCAGATGTGAGAGAGATTGCAACTTATCAAGAATTTGTTGATAGTGGATGTAAATTTGTACTCTTATTAGTCGATTCTTCGTATGTAACGATTTATTCAAAAGACCAAATAACTATTAAGCATATATTTTCTAAGGCAGTAACTGCTGGTTACAAAAATATAGAGTATATTACAGATGAAAAAGATACAAGAACAACGTTGATAGCTTTTTAA